One Companilactobacillus farciminis KCTC 3681 = DSM 20184 genomic window, TTCTCAGCCAATTCTTGACTATTGATTTTTAAACTAACTGAATAATCAGTTCCACCTTCATCAACATCGGCGTCTTTTAGAGCATAGCTAATCCCACGATGTTTAACAATCTGATACAAACTCTCGGCCAATTCTTCTTTGGTTAGTTGTTCAGTCAATCCTTTAACTCGCAACTCATAAGGATTCAAATTCTGATTAAAATTGTCATAAAAACTCCCTTTATCAAAATCGTCTATTAAACCAAACTTTTTAAATAATTTACCAGTATCTTGACGACGTTGTTTATTACGATTCAATAATCGTCTAGCACCACGCATATCACGACGATCTTGGTTTCCAGCGGCAACTGTCGCACTGAATAATCTAGCTCCTAATTCGATAACTTTTCCTTTGTCGATATCCAAAACGCTGAATCCGACCGAGGCTACACCAATATCCAAACCCAAACTGATCCTATCTGCCATTTTTTCACCCTCTGATTTAAGAAATAATTAAATTAATCACTATTTAAAATATATCACAATATTTTCCTAAATTCCGCATTACGGTCAAAACAAAAAGGACCCTACCGAAAACTTCGATAGCATCCCTATAAATTATTCCATATCAAAATCTAAACTAGGATTAGCGTTCAAATCCAATTCCGTAAAGTCGCCTTTATCAAATTGAATCTGAGCCATGGCACCAATCATTGCGGCGTTATCACCACAAAGTCTCAATGGTGGAAAGACTAATTCCATATCCAAATTCTTGTCCTTGATATCTTTTGCCAAACGTTTTCTCAAACCTTGGTTAGCGGAAACTCCTCCACCGACAACTAATTGCTTAACTGGATGTTGCTTTATAGCACGGAAAGTCTTGTTGCTCAAGATATCCAAAACGGCACCTTGGAAACTGGCAGCGAGGTCGTCTTTGTTCAATTCCTCATGAACTTGGTCGGCATGGTGAACGGTGTTAATGAAGGCACTCTTCAAACCACTGAAACTGAAGTCCAAGTTATCTTCTTGCACCATGGCACGTGGAAAATCGAAAGTATCCTTACCAACAGCAGCCATTTGGTCGACTTTTTTACCAGCTGGATAGTTGATTCCTAGAACTCGACCAATCTTGTCATAAGCTTCTCCGACAGCATCGTCACGAGTATCACCGAGGGTCTGGAAAACTCCAGGAGCGGTAACTAATACTAATTCAGTGTGTCCACCAGAAACCAACAAAGCCATGAATGGATATTGCAATTCAGTCACGAAATTAGCTGAATAGATGTGTCCTGCCAAATGGTTAACTTTGATCAATGGTAAATTATGGGCAAAAGCAACTGTCTTAGCAGCCATGATACCAATCAACAAAGCTCCGACTAGTCCTGGTCCATAAGTAACGGCTACGGCATCTAAGTCTTCGTAACTAACTTTTGCTTCATCTAAAGCCAAATTGATACACTTAGTGATCTCTTCAACGTGGTGACGACTGGCAACTTCTGGTACGACTCCTCCGAAACGTTGGTGACTCTTAATTTGGGTTGCAATTATATTTGATAATATTTCCTTACCATTTTTGATAACAGCGACACTAGTTTCATCACAGCTACTTTCAAATGACATTATTAATGTATCTTTTTTCACAGTAATCTCCCTTACAAATCAACCATCATTTCCAAAGCGTCGTGATGATTTCTAAAATAATACTTTTTATGAACGGTCTTCGTCTTGAAACCAAAGGCGTCATATAGTGCCAAGGCTGGCTTATTAGTAACGTCAACTTCTAATGACATCTTTTCAAAATTACGTTTTCGACAATAACTAAAGGCTTGATTCAACAATAAATGTCCAATGCCCATATTTTGATAGTCAACGTGAACTGCCAAATTAGTAATGTGCGATTCACTCTTGTCGCTCAAAGAAATGCCAATAAATGCCACAACTTTATCTCGATAGACGAGTGACAAATATAGGGCATTCTTATTGTCGATCTCCATTTTTACAATATCGATGGGCCATGGAACCGGAATGGGATAAATGGTCTCTTGAATCTGCATATATTGAATATCGTCAGCTTGAACTGCTTTTCTTAAAACAAACTTTTGATCCTCAATCGTTACTACTTTTTCTTCAAAATCAAATTTCGGAGTTTTGTTACTAGTAAATAAACTCTTAAACTTCTTCAACATAGGAAACATTGCCGTCATCCTTATGTCCCTTAGCATACCAATCATGTTCAGCTTGAGTTAAACGTAAGTAAGTTGGTACAAAATCGTCGATATTTTCAACTGGTTTAGTATTCTCAGCTAACTGAGCTAACTTGGATGCATCTGGCAATGAATTTTCACTCATAATAATTTTGGCATTGGGAAATTGATTTTGAATTAATTCCTGTAATCTTGGCGTTGCGTTGATAAATTCAAGTTGATCTTGATTGTAATCTTGCAATGACTCGAACAACTTGGCCATTGAAGTGTGGTGATCTTCGATAATATTTCTCAAATCATCCCGATTAACTTGGTAAACACCAGCAAAGGCGTTGTCATTTCTAGCATCCATCAATGGTACTAAAATGTGTGCTTTATCCCCATTAGCTGCCAATAATTTCAAACTGGAAACTCCAACTAATTTCTTATTCAAAGTATCAGCCAAAACTTTGGCAACTGTCACAGCAATTCTTACTCCTGTGTATGAACCTGGACCCTTAGCCACTGCAATCAAGTCTAAGTCTTGGGCCGTCAAATCAGCCTTTTTTAAACAAGCTTGGATATCTGGTAAAAGTGTTACACTATGTGTCTTTTTTTCAGTAGATTCCATCTGTGCTAAAACTTTTCCATCACTAACTACTGCAACGGAGAGTGGTTTATTAGATGTATCAAATGCTAATATTTTCATATTTATCCCTCATTCTTAGTAGAATTTATTTTAACACAGAATTTGGGATAAAAAAAAACCGACCACTTATTGGCCGATTTTATTAAATTTCGAATTATCAATCCACTTAAGGACGATATACAAAAGCCCTGTCTGGTAAACCAAACTGGATGCTTCCTTTGGTAGTCTGGTGATCAACAATGCTGAATATGGAACGTTTGTCATCATGTGAATCCATATCGTGTTCAATCCAGTATTGACAACTACTGTGATCAAAAGCACTGTTACTAAACTTCTCCAAACTGTTACTTTATGGTTGTAAAGCATATAACCATAGATGGCACCAGCTACTAAAGCTGAGAAAGTGAATCCTAAGAAGAATCCACCACTCGATGGCATGACGACGTTACTGATAACATCAGCCAAGACGTTAGCCATAGCAGCTTTCACTGGTCCAAAATAATAACCTAATAATCCTATTGCAATGAAACTAAAGCCGACTTTCAAGGTATTGCTCCCGACGGAAAGCTTTGCTAATACCATTTGCATTGCGATCAACAATGCCATCCAAGTGACTTCTTGCACACTTATTACTGTACTTCTACTGTTCATAATCGACATCTCCTAGACGGAGCTGCCACCAGATATAGGCTTAAGACGTATATAAAGTGGCGAATGCGGAAACAAGATCGCGAGATAACTCTTTGTCCGGTGTTCACATTCCGTTCCACCAGCACTTAACGCCTTGAATCCTACTCCAAATTTTTTAGTACTCGTCTATCATAGCACTATTTTTTCTGTAAACAAGTGTTTTGTTTGCAATTTACTTATTTTTCCAATTGAACTGAGCAACAACGTTCAGTACGTCACCGTTCTTTATCCAATGAATAGATTTATTGTTCGTATTATCTAATTTAGCATAAGCGATTGGTTGACTCTTGATATTTAGTTCTTTGTCATATTTAATGTCCATACTAGTTAGTTGATGACTGCCGATAAAATCAATATCTAAGGTGTCGACCATCCAATCGAAATAATATGAATTATTAACATGTTTATTAACATCAATGTTGTAATAACCGATATGTTGCTGTTGTTGGAAATCAAAATCATCCGGTACTTTGATCCGATTGAAACGTTTGAGCTTAGTAGTTTCGACTGCTCCAAACAAATCATCCAATCGATCTGCTGCACTGACAATCTTGCGTTGCTTGATATCAATCAAAACAAAGGCACTCGTGGCGCTGACCATGCGGTTGCCTTCTTCATCGTCAATCCAAAAATCACGATAGAAGAAATACTTGTTGTAACTCGTTGCTTGCGTAGTAACTTTGATTTTTTGACCAAGTCTTGGCATCTTATCAATGTCCATGTGATATTGCACGACGACCCAACCTAGGCCATTATTCTTTACCATTTCACTACTATCAATATCAGCTTGATGCAACTGCTTTTCTGACGTCAACAGCATTGCATCGACTAGTGCTGACAAACGCATGTCGCCGGTAAAGTTGACGAAATAATAAGGTACTTCCATCTCGATTGAAAAGGTTCTTTTTTCAGTCACGATTACTCTTCTCCAATTCCATGATACAAATTATAAACTTCTTGTTTCTTAAGACCATTTTGAGTGGCTACTTCTTTGATGGCTTTGTTTGGCTTTAAGCCTTGTGCAATCAATTTATCGACTGAACCAACCAAGTCATCATCTGATTCAGCTTGTGTAACTTCTTCAGGTTTTCCCGCAATAATCAAAACGTATTCGCCTTTAGGATCATTTTCTTCATAATAACTTGCCACTTGATCCAAACTACCACGTAAAAAGGCTTCGTGAATCTTGGTTAGTTCTCGGGCCAAAGTTATCTGTCTGTCGCCACCGAAGTTATCAATCAAATCTTGAATCGTCTTCTTAACCCGATAAGGTGATTCATAAACGATAGTTGTCTCTTCGCGCTTAGACAAGTTACTTAAAGCTTGAGTTCTCTCTTTACCCTTTCGAGGCAAGAATCCATAGAAATAAAATGGTTGTGGGCTAATTCCCGAAGCAATCAAAGCTGTGATTGAAGCAGTTGCGCCGGGCAATGGTACGACTGGAATCTCTTCTTTAATAGCCGCTTTGACTAATTCTTTTCCGGGGTCACTGATTGAAGGTGCTCCGGCATCGCTAACTTGAGCAATCTTTAGTCCTTGATTCATTTTTTCTATTAATTCTGGAATACGTTGGGCAGTATTATGTTCATGAAAACTTATTAATTCTGTTGGGATATCAAAATGATTTAATAAATTCTTAGTATTACGAGTATCCTCTGCAGCGACTAAATCGACCTCTTTTAACGTGTTAACAGCTCGAAAAGTCATGTCTTCTAAATTACCAATTGGCGTTGGCACTAAAAAAAGGCAGCCCTTCGAATTATCAACAAAACTCCTTTGTTCCTTCATTCAAATAGCTCCCCTTATCTGTTCTTAATTGCTTTTTTCTTGCTCTTCTTGTTGCTTCCATAAAGGACATTCGTACAGAAGATACATTCTTCCTTGTCCTTACGATGAGTTCCGTAAAATTGTTGGCAAACATGGAATCCTTTACGATATAAACTTTCTAGATTTAACCGTGAATAAGATAACTTGTTTCCCTTAAAATCCTTATCTTCATAACCCATCTTTTCTAAATGCTTGCGAAGATTTTTGTTTTCAATCTTTAACTCTTCTTTTTCTTCGAGAGTCTTCGATAATTCTTCTTTAAGCAAAGAAACTTTTTTACTTATATCATTTAGTTGATCTGTGATTGTCTCAAATTCATCATATAAATCTTTCTCTGCCATGATTTCACCTACTAATCCACAAATTTTAATGACAAATCTTCTAAAATAGCTTGAAACGAAACATTACTTTTCCACATTTGTTGCGCTGTGAATAAATCATCTG contains:
- a CDS encoding acyl-[acyl-carrier-protein] thioesterase codes for the protein MTEKRTFSIEMEVPYYFVNFTGDMRLSALVDAMLLTSEKQLHQADIDSSEMVKNNGLGWVVVQYHMDIDKMPRLGQKIKVTTQATSYNKYFFYRDFWIDDEEGNRMVSATSAFVLIDIKQRKIVSAADRLDDLFGAVETTKLKRFNRIKVPDDFDFQQQQHIGYYNIDVNKHVNNSYYFDWMVDTLDIDFIGSHQLTSMDIKYDKELNIKSQPIAYAKLDNTNNKSIHWIKNGDVLNVVAQFNWKNK
- a CDS encoding folate family ECF transporter S component; the protein is MNSRSTVISVQEVTWMALLIAMQMVLAKLSVGSNTLKVGFSFIAIGLLGYYFGPVKAAMANVLADVISNVVMPSSGGFFLGFTFSALVAGAIYGYMLYNHKVTVWRSLVTVLLITVVVNTGLNTIWIHMMTNVPYSALLITRLPKEASSLVYQTGLLYIVLKWIDNSKFNKIGQ
- the tsaB gene encoding tRNA (adenosine(37)-N6)-threonylcarbamoyltransferase complex dimerization subunit type 1 TsaB encodes the protein MKILAFDTSNKPLSVAVVSDGKVLAQMESTEKKTHSVTLLPDIQACLKKADLTAQDLDLIAVAKGPGSYTGVRIAVTVAKVLADTLNKKLVGVSSLKLLAANGDKAHILVPLMDARNDNAFAGVYQVNRDDLRNIIEDHHTSMAKLFESLQDYNQDQLEFINATPRLQELIQNQFPNAKIIMSENSLPDASKLAQLAENTKPVENIDDFVPTYLRLTQAEHDWYAKGHKDDGNVSYVEEV
- the rimI gene encoding ribosomal protein S18-alanine N-acetyltransferase, whose product is MTAMFPMLKKFKSLFTSNKTPKFDFEEKVVTIEDQKFVLRKAVQADDIQYMQIQETIYPIPVPWPIDIVKMEIDNKNALYLSLVYRDKVVAFIGISLSDKSESHITNLAVHVDYQNMGIGHLLLNQAFSYCRKRNFEKMSLEVDVTNKPALALYDAFGFKTKTVHKKYYFRNHHDALEMMVDL
- the tsaD gene encoding tRNA (adenosine(37)-N6)-threonylcarbamoyltransferase complex transferase subunit TsaD; translated protein: MKKDTLIMSFESSCDETSVAVIKNGKEILSNIIATQIKSHQRFGGVVPEVASRHHVEEITKCINLALDEAKVSYEDLDAVAVTYGPGLVGALLIGIMAAKTVAFAHNLPLIKVNHLAGHIYSANFVTELQYPFMALLVSGGHTELVLVTAPGVFQTLGDTRDDAVGEAYDKIGRVLGINYPAGKKVDQMAAVGKDTFDFPRAMVQEDNLDFSFSGLKSAFINTVHHADQVHEELNKDDLAASFQGAVLDILSNKTFRAIKQHPVKQLVVGGGVSANQGLRKRLAKDIKDKNLDMELVFPPLRLCGDNAAMIGAMAQIQFDKGDFTELDLNANPSLDFDME
- the rsmI gene encoding 16S rRNA (cytidine(1402)-2'-O)-methyltransferase, which produces MKEQRSFVDNSKGCLFLVPTPIGNLEDMTFRAVNTLKEVDLVAAEDTRNTKNLLNHFDIPTELISFHEHNTAQRIPELIEKMNQGLKIAQVSDAGAPSISDPGKELVKAAIKEEIPVVPLPGATASITALIASGISPQPFYFYGFLPRKGKERTQALSNLSKREETTIVYESPYRVKKTIQDLIDNFGGDRQITLARELTKIHEAFLRGSLDQVASYYEENDPKGEYVLIIAGKPEEVTQAESDDDLVGSVDKLIAQGLKPNKAIKEVATQNGLKKQEVYNLYHGIGEE
- a CDS encoding initiation control protein YabA; translation: MAEKDLYDEFETITDQLNDISKKVSLLKEELSKTLEEKEELKIENKNLRKHLEKMGYEDKDFKGNKLSYSRLNLESLYRKGFHVCQQFYGTHRKDKEECIFCTNVLYGSNKKSKKKAIKNR